The genomic DNA aaacaccagagacaggaacattcaactttaaacttaaatcttggaaaaacagtaaaaaataaataatggaaagtaattggaaaaagtcttaatttctggggaacaatctaaaaacaactgaattggaaaaagtgttttaaaagctattaaaaaagaaaagaaaaaatgttggccaattgaaaagttgctttctgtaatataccaaaagttaacttaaaggtgaatcacccctttaaagtattggGGAAAAGGGGAAAGCAGGGTGTAAGATGTAAAGGTAGAAAAGAGTTAGATATATTAAGATTTATTAATTTCCTGACTCTCCAGACTGCCATGACTGTGCTAGAAAAGTCAATTTATCAAAGCATTTATTGATTTGATCAATTTGTATGAATATTTTGGATTAATACCATTTTGTGCTGTGAGGTGTTAGAGTTCAGGGGCAACGCTGGACGCTAACATCCttgcaagttaaaggggttgtttacctttcaaacacttttttcagttcagttgttttcagattcagttcaccataaacaaatacttttttcatttgctttccatcttttattgttTATCGTTTTCATAAAATttcaagtttaatgtttgtgtctgtggtgtttgagtctggcagctcagtgatccagaagcagattctgaactgttacaatttgctacaattagttgatacaattagttgacacatttctcaggagcatctgtggaatataaacaactattgtatcaattctaacagctgcctttaatgaaactcagggattctgctcagcagggacaaagataacaaatgtatcaactaaatgtatcaatttagattagttaaagagtcggcgaccctccctccctcccagagctgttttggaaggtgaaaaatgtaaatttacacTTCGATATTaggaaaacggtcacaaatagaaaatagaaagtaattgaaaaaagtctttatttctgataaactatctgaaaccaactgaaatgaaaactgaaggtgaacaacccaatcATATTAGTTTCCTGGTTCGTTCTTAAAACAAAATCAGGTTGCTAATGTTTAGTAGATTACTCATTTGGTGatgtatataaagaaaaatgtacagtTCCAACCAGTAACAGAAGACAAGTTAATTATTTCTAGGGATAttgggttgttgtttttttaaagaaatgaatgaTAACATTAAGGACATAGGAGGAATTACCAGAGCTGCACCTGGGAAAGGCAGATCAATGACAGTGACCTGTCTGTTAAAGTAGAATATTAACAGGGGTTATTAGTTGTCATGGAAAAATGCGAAATTTCCTTTACGTAATCTCATTTATGGGGATCTATTAGCCACAGGTATATAAAGTGGAAATCATACGTCCGTTACAACATTCGCTGTGGATTACTTTGTTGGGATTCTTCTCAGCTAAGAGgcgtttattttttattttatttttgttttatacagttTCATTTTTTACCCTGAAAGATGTGTTCTGGCGGCTGTGCAAAGTGCTTGGGCATTAGTCTTATACCACTAGCCATTCTGTGTATATTggctaatatattattatttttccctgGAGGAAAAGTTGCTGATAATAATGACCATATCACGAATGAAGTCTGGTACTTTGGAGGAATATTGGGTTCTGGAGTTCTGGTGAGTACTCAATTCTACACAATGTCCTATGTTATACTGAATAGCCAGGGAGGTTATTATTTTACAGTGGTAGTCaagtatactgaatatatatatatatatacatatacaaaggcTTGGGCACACACTGCAAGTACAAATACCTGGGTGCTGAACAGAAAAATTGTATATCCACTCAAatatgctgacgcacaccaggatttttcttcaagtgatttattttatttcatcgacgtttcgatccccagggggatctttatcaagatgtatatatatatatatatatatatatatatacaggcatgggacctgttatccagaatccttgggacctggggttttccagataatggatctttctgtaatttggattttcataccttaagtctactagaaaataatttaaacatgaaataaacccaataggctggttttgcttccaataaggattaattatagcttagctgggttcaagtacaaagtactgttttattattactgagaaaaaggaaatcatttgtaaacatttgcactatttgattataatggagtctatgggagaaagcctttccataatttggaactttctggataatgggtttccagataacgggtcccatacctgtattatatatatatatatatataatatgtatatatatgatgcAGAAATCTAACAATTAATAcacaaatgttaaataaaatagattAGACAATGCCATTGAAGAATCTCTGTTTGATTGTAACCCTTGACCAAAACATAATAATACTGATATTATTAGGTATGTCATCCCTTGCaacttatatgtatattatatatatgtgtctgtgtatatatatatatctatatatttatatatacatggtAGGTTTAGCTGATAtaaaatggcagaataaataggacaacaccttctcactatcattgacagatttgtttatagtttattctaaaaaaaaaaaaaaatgtaataatgatttATGTATTAGTAATAATTGTGTAAATAATACCATCATCAAAAAGATTGTATGTTGTCCTTGTGTTGTGGGTTATTCTCTgcgtacaggtataggatctgagAATAACCCACAACACAAGGACAATACCAAATTACCGAAAggtgtcttccatagactcaattttatcgaaataatcaaaattttgaaaaatgtaataattataaaaaaaaataacttgtacctaatccaaactaagataaaatgaatccttattggaagcagaaccccaatagactggttatttaatagttacacgattttctagtagccttaaggtatgaagatccaaattatggaaagatcagttatccggaaagccccagcattctggataacaggactgAATGGTTTAAAATCAGTCAGTCACAATTATGTTACAAACAGTTTTTCATTTACTGGACGGGTCCTACTTATCAGGATGCAAAAGGTTTATAATGGATCTCTATTACTTCATTGGCCAAATTATATTTACCAGTCTGCTTAATGAACAAGTGTCTAATCAAATTCATTCACTTTTAAGGCTATAATTTCTTAAAAccgcatgaaaaaaagttttgatcaAAAAGTGGTACaaatgtagcacctatttggctgtatttagacCAATATCCATTAGTATGATAGAGCATTGGCTACATGCGACtaacacaacagggtcagggccttcgcaaGTGGAAGCTATCACTTTaaggtgtagtagaactacacAACACAGGCTACTGTATGTAAAAACAGATTGATTGGACGCTGCGCtgatttgcgctgtttcgcttcgccgaagaATTTgggaatttcctgcgaaattcgcaaaatggtggaaaatgagccggcgtccaaaaaacggacaccggcatccgttttttttggacgctggtgcacattcgctggcgtccaaaaaacggacgccggcgtccattttttttttagcgccggcgaattttcgtcagcaaatttgcacctggcgaataaattcgcccatcactaacagatATACCTCTGTGGGGATCGGGATCACCAGAGGAGTAGTCAGGGAGATGAAATCTAAAGCCTAACACTCTATCCActgagtccctgcactaaaggcaaataagaagcctttgggaagctactccctgctactatcgttgatggagcacacagctgctcatgctatataacgctgactatctcactctcctGGAGAGTCTatttcctggtccctgacttaatcacaggtccctttggggcgaATTGCTTTACAGGGGCTTGGATGATcacaggctcaatgggaaacacctagcagcacagacaccaggagccaaagaggaagaggccactccctacacaacactatatagcagtgtgacaggaagtggtatTACACCCTTGAACTATAACTGTGGTATTTATACCAGAACTGTTACAGGGGCTTATACCCAACAACAAATGATATAAGAAAACTATTAGAAATGTAAGGAATTAACTCTATTGGGGCATAGCAATcctagaatgctctggatctggggttttctggataacggacctttctgtaatctcgatcttcataccttaagtctactaaaaagtaatgtaaacattaaataggctggttttgcctccaataaggtttaattatatcatagtttggatcatgtacaagctactggtttattattacagagaaaaagaaaatatttttttttttttttttaaaaatggattattttattataatggagtctatgggagactgcctttccgtaattctgagctttctggatattgtgtttccggataacggatcccatacctgtcttgtGATGTATTCATCTGTGTCCTTTCTAGCATGTTTCAAGAAAATGGATTATGATACTAACAACAACCTAAAATAGAAAATAGTAGAAATCGTCTTATTCAAAATAGGTGTTTGTTGaactatttaaattttttttttaatagatgatTTTTCCAGCATTGGTGTTTCTGGGTCTAAAGAACAATGACTGCTGTGGGTGTTGTGGCAATGAGAGCTGCGGAAAAAGATTTGCTGTaagtaacatttatatatataaatatattgggtTTTGGGACTGCCATGAGAAATGCCACTAGAGCCGGCTATATTTTGACTTTTACCACgaatgtattaataaacagtattaattatagtctatggggcaaattcactaagcgctgaagcgccgaacgctagtgtttggcattttcgttactgcgcaaattcactaacgaacgctggcgtagtttcgctagtgttacttcgcacccttacgcctggcgaagtttcgctagcaacttaactatgcaaattcactaacgcgcgcagtgtactgaacgctaccttttacgctagacttccttcgccacctcagaccaggcgaagcgcaatagagtagatagggattgcttcaaaaaaagtcaatattttttctaagtcccaaaaaacgctggcgtgttttctacattatgggtgataggctgaaaaagatcgaaaaaatttttggggctcccttccttcccccctacatttcctgactcatggcaacttaactatacagtgggcacatgtgtagggcaaaataaaaattttatttgatgttttgaagcttttctcgccatttgtagtgctgatacgtattcctccattgaaatttgaatttggcgccgtatgcaaattagccttcgctagcgtaacttcgctttacttagcaaagcaacgctagcgcaacttcgcaaccttacgctacccctgagcgcaacttcggattttagtgaatttgcgaagcgctggcgaaactacgcctggcgaagtgtggcgaagttacgcctggcgcaactacaaatcttagtgaatttgccccatatgtctCTATTACTGGAGGTCCCGGCAAGATGCCTCATTACATGCAACTACACATTATATTttgataatattttaataatgaagtCTGTCTTTGGGCATTGGGCTGCTGAAgtctgttagtgatgggcaaatttgtcagtTTCGATTCGTCACGAATTTCGAGAATTTCCAGAGTAAATCGCGAAACTGgctaaaaattcatgaaactgcgatTTTGaccctggcaaattttcacggcaaatTCGTAAATTTATTTGCCTGCGGCGAGATGCGTGAATTTAActcaaattcacgcctggcaaataaattcgcccatcactattaatcacCTTTCCTTAATCCATATGACGTTACcttaaattttaaatgttttttctttgtttggacAGATGTTCACTTCTATAATATTTGCTGCCATTGGCTTCGTTGGAGCTGGTTACAGCTTTATTATATCGGCAGTTGCCATTCATAAGGGACCAAAATGTGATGTTGGCAATGGAAATTATAGCTATCCATTCCATGATGGGTACGTTCTTTTTCTTACACATTTCTTCTTAACGTCGTGTTTCTAACTCCAGACTCTTAAACATGAGTGTGTGTGAAATatggcatactgtatattgcttggGGAAACATTAATGATGTTCTTTATTTGTCCTTGTAAAGAAACTACTTGGGAAACACAGATATGTGGAAATTATGTGCAGGGCCTGGTGATATTGTACCATGGAACTTGACTCTCTTCTGCTTGCTCCTCATAATGAGCGGTGTTCAGGCCGTACTCTGCGCCATTCAAGCAATCAATGGACTCATAGGAACAATCTGTGGGGACTGCAAATGTTGTGGATGTTGTGGGGTAAGTTACTTTTTCACCTCATTTCAAAACGTcatactgtatggggcagatttatcaagggtcgaaattcgaattcaaaaaacgtcgaaattcgaatgaaaaaagaccaaccgaaactgattaaaaaaaatcaaagttttttttttccggctgaataggccattttcgttcgaattcgaatcgtatgaatcgaagtaacagcgcaattgatcgaattcgatttgaagtttttccaaaaaaaaaaaaaacccttcgatttttcaaagtccaccaattgactccgaatgggttctaggaggtcccccataggctaaaacagcaattcggcttgttttagatggtgaatggtcaaagttgaacttttaaagagacagtacgtgatattcaaatttttgtttcaaattctaatcgaatttggactattccctagtcgaagtacacaaagattagctcaaaatttgaatttttttaattggaatttttattttcgacctttgaaaaatccgCCCCTAAGTGTCCAGGGAATAAGAATTTTGTATTAAGATGCAGGCCTAGGCATCAAGGCTCAGTTCACCCCCTTCCCTTGGCAATCAGCACATGGACAGACAGAGCTGCTGTTTAGTATCGCAAATAAGTCTGGTGCCCCCCAGCAGCTCTACTTCCAGTTTTAGCCACAAGTATCCAGCGATATGCTTAGGGGGATGAAGAGATATGATGAcagttcattaaataaagtaaaaaattggatttttatttttttgcctttacatgccctttaagtattaattttggggggtatagttttccttttaatagcattattattattaacagtgaTAGGTGCTGTACCCAAGGGGGCTAGATGCATTATAGACATTTTGCATCAGATGTTTCCCTTTGCCCCATCTTAGTAAATAAGTCTTTTTAATTCGTAAACTCGGCTTCAGTGTTTGTTTAATTGTTTCTTGTTGCATTTAAGCAAATGATGGTCTCCTTTCTATGCAGGGTGACGGTCCTGTTTAACTCTACTCCAGTCCTCAGTAAATCCGACAGCAGTCTCTTCATCGAGCATGGAGAAGATTTCTGTGCAGGAATCCAGTTCCTCCGATGAACACTATAGCGGGAAGATTAAGGATGAAGGACTAACATTCAGCTCTGACTTAATCTTCAGCCATGTAGACAGACTATATAACTGCTAAACAATATTTGCAGCACTGCAGATAATGCCACCTTGTTGGTGCActatataattttcctttttttccaagtGAACATGAACAATCGGGTTCCATTTAACTCCAGCATGTTGTCCAGTTCAGGTATTTACACTATATTAGGGCATGCATTCAGGATGTGCTTTATCAGATTTATCCGCTTGTATTCTTGCATCCTAGTAAGTCTCGTAAAGTAGGTGAGAGGGGGTGTGCCCTGCAATGCTGCTATCAGAACTGATAATAT from Xenopus laevis strain J_2021 chromosome 5S, Xenopus_laevis_v10.1, whole genome shotgun sequence includes the following:
- the MGC116491 gene encoding uncharacterized protein LOC734684 — protein: MCSGGCAKCLGISLIPLAILCILANILLFFPGGKVADNNDHITNEVWYFGGILGSGVLMIFPALVFLGLKNNDCCGCCGNESCGKRFAMFTSIIFAAIGFVGAGYSFIISAVAIHKGPKCDVGNGNYSYPFHDGNYLGNTDMWKLCAGPGDIVPWNLTLFCLLLIMSGVQAVLCAIQAINGLIGTICGDCKCCGCCGGDGPV